A window from Clupea harengus chromosome 14, Ch_v2.0.2, whole genome shotgun sequence encodes these proteins:
- the acyp1 gene encoding acylphosphatase-1, whose product MATDLLSVDYEVYGKVQGVFFRKYTQKEGTQLGLVGWVQNTEDGTVQGQLQGPADKVRQMQEWLKTTGSPRSHIVKAEFQNEKTIDAVDYKDFKVIR is encoded by the exons ATGGCTACTGACCTCCTCTCGGTGGATTATGAAGTCTACGGTAAAGTTCAAGGGGTGTTTTTTCGAAAGTATACCCAG AAAGAAGGAACGCAATTGGGCTTGGTTGGCTGGGTGCAGAACACTGAGGATGGTACAGTGCAAGGGCAGCTTCAAGGACCAGCTGACAAAGTTAGGCAGATGCAGGAATGGCTGAAGACCACAGGAAGCCCTCGATCACACATCGTCAAAGCTGAGTTCCAGAACGAGAAGACGATTGATGCAGTGGATTACAAAGACTTTAAAGTTATTCGTTAA
- the fosaa gene encoding proto-oncogene c-Fos isoform X3 — MMDVSEVPFAPTVTAISTTPDLQWMVQPTIITSVSPSLGRDQTNEADNSIPATPKAGGSKGKNSIRRGKKELLSPEEEEKMRIRRERNKMAAAKCRNRRRELTDTLQSETDQLEEDKATLQAEISSLLKEKKRLEYILATHRPTCQMLTDLESMLQESTTSHQPPSSPDTLSKLLSEECPQEAPALQELEDPTVPYSAISGNSNILLCATAEVSDLCDLEPSLDVREELLDDLLASPEERMYVETARSVPDIDLSGPLGLADWETLYKSVASDLEPLSTPVVSISTPTCSSYRSVFTFSCPEQDSVPDGSEFYKGGLGKSDSRVDILNSPTLLAL; from the exons ATG ATGGACGTGTCTGAGGTTCCGTTTGCTCCCACGGTAACTGCGATCTCAACTACCCCAGATTTGCAGTGGATGGTCCAGCCGACCATCATCACGTCTGTCTCACCATCTCTGGGCAGAGATCAGACCAATGAAGCAGATAACTCCATCCCAGCGACCCCCAAAGCAGGCGGTAGCAAGGGCAAAAATTCCAtcaggagggggaaaaaagaactg CTCTCtccggaggaagaggagaagatgaggataaggagagagagaaataagatgGCAGCAGCAAAATGTCGCAACAGAAGAAGGGAGCTTACTGATACCTTGCAGTCT GAGACAGACCAACTTGAGGAGGACAAAGCCACTTTGCAAGCAGAGATCAGTAGTCTgctgaaggagaagaagaggctGGAATATATACTGGCAACACACAGACCCACCTGCCAGATGCTTACAGACTTGGAAAGTATGCTCCAGGAATCTACCACCTCCCACCAGCCTCCCTCTAGCCCTGACACCCTGAGCAAGCTCCTCTCTGAGGAATGTCCCCAGGAAGCACCCGCactgcaggagctggaggaccCTACGGTGCCCTATTCTGCTATCTCAGGGAACTCCAACATCTTGCTTTGTGCTACTGCAGAGGTCAGTGACCTCTGTGATCTTGAGCCTAGCTTGGATGTCAGGGAGGAGCTGCTGGACGATCTGCTGGCCAGTCCTGAGGAACGTATGTATGTTGAGACGGCTCGTTCGGTCCCTGACATAGATCTGAGTGGTCCGCTGGGCCTGGCGGACTGGGAGACACTCTACAAGTCAGTAGCCAGTGATCTGGAGCCTCTGAGCACTCCGGTGGTGAGCATTTCGACGCCCACCTGCAGCAGCTATCGGTCCGTCTTCACATTTTCCTGCCCTGAACAGGACTCGGTCCCTGATGGGTCTGAGTTTTACAAAGGAGGGCTTGGCAAAAGTGATTCCAGAGTGGATATCCTCAACTCTCCAACCCTTTTGGCTTTATGA
- the fosaa gene encoding proto-oncogene c-Fos isoform X2, which yields MDFSDFRMDVSEVPFAPTVTAISTTPDLQWMVQPTIITSVSPSLGRDQTNEADNSIPATPKAGGSKGKNSIRRGKKELLSPEEEEKMRIRRERNKMAAAKCRNRRRELTDTLQSETDQLEEDKATLQAEISSLLKEKKRLEYILATHRPTCQMLTDLESMLQESTTSHQPPSSPDTLSKLLSEECPQEAPALQELEDPTVPYSAISGNSNILLCATAEVSDLCDLEPSLDVREELLDDLLASPEERMYVETARSVPDIDLSGPLGLADWETLYKSVASDLEPLSTPVVSISTPTCSSYRSVFTFSCPEQDSVPDGSEFYKGGLGKSDSRVDILNSPTLLAL from the exons ATGGATTTTTCAGATTTCAGG ATGGACGTGTCTGAGGTTCCGTTTGCTCCCACGGTAACTGCGATCTCAACTACCCCAGATTTGCAGTGGATGGTCCAGCCGACCATCATCACGTCTGTCTCACCATCTCTGGGCAGAGATCAGACCAATGAAGCAGATAACTCCATCCCAGCGACCCCCAAAGCAGGCGGTAGCAAGGGCAAAAATTCCAtcaggagggggaaaaaagaactg CTCTCtccggaggaagaggagaagatgaggataaggagagagagaaataagatgGCAGCAGCAAAATGTCGCAACAGAAGAAGGGAGCTTACTGATACCTTGCAGTCT GAGACAGACCAACTTGAGGAGGACAAAGCCACTTTGCAAGCAGAGATCAGTAGTCTgctgaaggagaagaagaggctGGAATATATACTGGCAACACACAGACCCACCTGCCAGATGCTTACAGACTTGGAAAGTATGCTCCAGGAATCTACCACCTCCCACCAGCCTCCCTCTAGCCCTGACACCCTGAGCAAGCTCCTCTCTGAGGAATGTCCCCAGGAAGCACCCGCactgcaggagctggaggaccCTACGGTGCCCTATTCTGCTATCTCAGGGAACTCCAACATCTTGCTTTGTGCTACTGCAGAGGTCAGTGACCTCTGTGATCTTGAGCCTAGCTTGGATGTCAGGGAGGAGCTGCTGGACGATCTGCTGGCCAGTCCTGAGGAACGTATGTATGTTGAGACGGCTCGTTCGGTCCCTGACATAGATCTGAGTGGTCCGCTGGGCCTGGCGGACTGGGAGACACTCTACAAGTCAGTAGCCAGTGATCTGGAGCCTCTGAGCACTCCGGTGGTGAGCATTTCGACGCCCACCTGCAGCAGCTATCGGTCCGTCTTCACATTTTCCTGCCCTGAACAGGACTCGGTCCCTGATGGGTCTGAGTTTTACAAAGGAGGGCTTGGCAAAAGTGATTCCAGAGTGGATATCCTCAACTCTCCAACCCTTTTGGCTTTATGA
- the fosaa gene encoding proto-oncogene c-Fos isoform X1: MFSSNANTDPDSLSRCSSASPAGETLAYYPQSQADALLSTSSASPTENTQMDVSEVPFAPTVTAISTTPDLQWMVQPTIITSVSPSLGRDQTNEADNSIPATPKAGGSKGKNSIRRGKKELLSPEEEEKMRIRRERNKMAAAKCRNRRRELTDTLQSETDQLEEDKATLQAEISSLLKEKKRLEYILATHRPTCQMLTDLESMLQESTTSHQPPSSPDTLSKLLSEECPQEAPALQELEDPTVPYSAISGNSNILLCATAEVSDLCDLEPSLDVREELLDDLLASPEERMYVETARSVPDIDLSGPLGLADWETLYKSVASDLEPLSTPVVSISTPTCSSYRSVFTFSCPEQDSVPDGSEFYKGGLGKSDSRVDILNSPTLLAL, encoded by the exons ATGTTTTCGAGCAACGCGAATACCGACCCTGATTCCTTGTCACGCtgcagctcagcatctccagctGGGGAAACCCTCGCCTACTATCCACAGTCGCAAGCGGACGCTTTATTGTCTACCTCATCTGCCTCTCCGACAGAGAACACCCAG ATGGACGTGTCTGAGGTTCCGTTTGCTCCCACGGTAACTGCGATCTCAACTACCCCAGATTTGCAGTGGATGGTCCAGCCGACCATCATCACGTCTGTCTCACCATCTCTGGGCAGAGATCAGACCAATGAAGCAGATAACTCCATCCCAGCGACCCCCAAAGCAGGCGGTAGCAAGGGCAAAAATTCCAtcaggagggggaaaaaagaactg CTCTCtccggaggaagaggagaagatgaggataaggagagagagaaataagatgGCAGCAGCAAAATGTCGCAACAGAAGAAGGGAGCTTACTGATACCTTGCAGTCT GAGACAGACCAACTTGAGGAGGACAAAGCCACTTTGCAAGCAGAGATCAGTAGTCTgctgaaggagaagaagaggctGGAATATATACTGGCAACACACAGACCCACCTGCCAGATGCTTACAGACTTGGAAAGTATGCTCCAGGAATCTACCACCTCCCACCAGCCTCCCTCTAGCCCTGACACCCTGAGCAAGCTCCTCTCTGAGGAATGTCCCCAGGAAGCACCCGCactgcaggagctggaggaccCTACGGTGCCCTATTCTGCTATCTCAGGGAACTCCAACATCTTGCTTTGTGCTACTGCAGAGGTCAGTGACCTCTGTGATCTTGAGCCTAGCTTGGATGTCAGGGAGGAGCTGCTGGACGATCTGCTGGCCAGTCCTGAGGAACGTATGTATGTTGAGACGGCTCGTTCGGTCCCTGACATAGATCTGAGTGGTCCGCTGGGCCTGGCGGACTGGGAGACACTCTACAAGTCAGTAGCCAGTGATCTGGAGCCTCTGAGCACTCCGGTGGTGAGCATTTCGACGCCCACCTGCAGCAGCTATCGGTCCGTCTTCACATTTTCCTGCCCTGAACAGGACTCGGTCCCTGATGGGTCTGAGTTTTACAAAGGAGGGCTTGGCAAAAGTGATTCCAGAGTGGATATCCTCAACTCTCCAACCCTTTTGGCTTTATGA